The proteins below come from a single Streptomyces sp. SCSIO 75703 genomic window:
- a CDS encoding RNA methyltransferase, with product MRPATPELISPRSARVTAARRLAKRNARSKERLFLAEGPQAVREAAAHRGEGAPTLVELFTTAEAADRHADVVGAARDAGARVHLAAEQVIEDISTTVTPQGLVGVCRFLDTPFEDILAARPRLVAVLAHVRDPGNAGTVLRCADAAGAEAVVLTDASVDLYNPKAVRASVGSLFHLPVAVGVPVEEAVERLRDTGVRVLAADGAGEDDLDAELDGGTMGGPTAWVFGNEAWGLPAETRALADAVVRVPIHGMAESLNLATAAAVCLYASARAQRADGGCRSVTGS from the coding sequence ATGCGCCCCGCCACCCCCGAGCTGATCTCGCCCCGCTCGGCCCGCGTCACCGCCGCCCGGCGGCTGGCCAAGCGGAACGCCCGCAGCAAGGAACGGCTCTTCCTCGCCGAAGGACCCCAGGCCGTGCGGGAGGCGGCGGCCCACCGCGGCGAGGGCGCCCCCACCCTCGTCGAACTGTTCACCACCGCCGAGGCCGCCGACCGCCACGCCGACGTGGTCGGCGCCGCCCGCGACGCCGGCGCCCGAGTCCACCTCGCCGCCGAGCAGGTCATCGAGGACATCTCCACCACCGTCACCCCGCAGGGCCTGGTGGGCGTCTGCCGCTTCCTCGACACCCCCTTCGAGGACATCCTCGCCGCCCGCCCCCGCCTCGTCGCCGTGCTCGCCCACGTCCGCGACCCCGGCAACGCCGGCACCGTGCTGCGCTGCGCCGACGCGGCCGGCGCCGAGGCCGTCGTCCTCACCGACGCCTCCGTCGACCTGTACAACCCGAAGGCCGTCCGCGCCTCCGTCGGCTCCCTGTTCCACCTGCCCGTCGCCGTCGGCGTCCCCGTCGAGGAGGCCGTGGAACGGCTGCGGGACACCGGCGTACGGGTCCTCGCCGCCGACGGCGCCGGCGAGGACGACCTCGACGCCGAACTGGACGGGGGCACCATGGGCGGCCCCACCGCCTGGGTCTTCGGCAACGAGGCGTGGGGCCTGCCCGCCGAGACCCGGGCCCTCGCCGACGCCGTCGTCCGCGTCCCCATCCACGGGATGGCCGAGAGCCTGAACCTGGCGACCGCCGCCGCCGTATGTCTCTACGCGTCGGCGCGGGCACAGCGCGCCGACGGAGGGTGCCGCTCCGTCACCGGGAGCTAG